One Roseimaritima multifibrata DNA window includes the following coding sequences:
- a CDS encoding DEAD/DEAH box helicase, translated as MDVALSSKCLPIFDRTEMRYGAVLAKDGDVEVHFIGDQGARGVVVGAGSGGDDVTVAVSFAELEEASLLGVYCECSFFRNEAGCRHLWAFLKTIESKVDLSFPLGLEFFEAELWEIEQGKPFSQSKNRNSNPTKMAPWRQQLLSISHSLARSHDHEQVDRCAEIFAQSQTWFVINLAKQVDSPTLRLRVFRSTRKKNGEWGKLKPQSISLEDYSSLPDPAERAAFELLEADSGYSSGYYSRFTARSEFALREGVAASAMEALAATGRLVWTLDASGSPVDPQVVRWDSGADYRLTVAIEPHTGDDGKNRIRARPFLQRAEDEQAVAISDVLAATDDGILLLADRACTVDAKQASAIRRWQSVGTIEVPQRSLLTLLDEAVKWTGLKLQLDPELDVTDSTPVPRPSVRLSSQAGSANWLEARLEMIYGDVSFDYQSNEGSNWDRSTKSLVQRDHQAEDAWLESLDPSHFRFSGLGTLEIARRHLPELVRHLTQAGWQVTADGNVVRRAGSFNVSVESGQDWFDLNASADFDGQSASLPELLAALKKGQDFVVLDDGSHGMLPEEWLSKFVGYDKTGEVDEDSIRFGKNQALLLDALLSDQEDVCFDRAFQAWCDKLNSFSGIGPAAAPEGFQGELREYQQLGLGWFHFLQDFCLGGCLADDMGLGKTIQVLAMLEERRASGNAASPSLIVVPRSLIVNWLEEAKKFAPQLRVLDYTGTDRASLADQFKDADAIVTTYGTLRNDIVDLREHPFDYMILDEAQAIKNPQSQASKACRLVRSEHRLAMTGTPVENHLGDLWSIFEFLNPGMLGHTVGSVFANVDSDDSERLAHVASSLRPFILRRTKEQVLTELPEKTEQTLYCDMEPKQRKLYKELRDHYRDRLASKIKQDGLAKSKIQVLEALLRLRQTACDPRLVNPESPIKGAKIARLMEQLEEVVSEGHKALVFSQFTSLLSLVRQEIDQRGWTYEYLDGKTQKRGDRVKHFQEDADCPLFLISLKAGGHGLNLTAADYVFILDPWWNPAVEAQAIDRAHRMGQTKPVVAYRMICRETVEEKIVDLQTSKKKLADAIISQQKSLVSDLTSDDLRMLFE; from the coding sequence ATGGATGTTGCGTTATCATCAAAGTGTCTTCCTATCTTTGATCGAACGGAAATGCGGTATGGAGCGGTGCTCGCTAAGGACGGTGATGTTGAGGTTCATTTCATTGGAGACCAGGGAGCACGCGGGGTTGTGGTCGGAGCTGGCTCAGGGGGTGACGACGTCACGGTGGCCGTCAGCTTTGCAGAATTAGAAGAAGCCAGCCTCCTGGGGGTCTACTGCGAGTGTTCCTTCTTCCGAAACGAAGCTGGTTGTAGGCACCTCTGGGCATTCTTGAAAACTATCGAAAGCAAAGTCGATCTTTCGTTTCCTTTGGGCTTAGAGTTTTTTGAAGCAGAGCTTTGGGAAATTGAACAAGGGAAACCCTTTAGCCAATCTAAAAACCGGAATTCTAATCCGACCAAGATGGCTCCTTGGCGGCAGCAGTTGCTAAGCATCTCGCATTCATTGGCCAGGAGTCATGACCACGAGCAAGTGGATCGTTGTGCGGAAATCTTTGCTCAAAGTCAAACATGGTTTGTGATCAATTTAGCGAAGCAGGTTGATTCTCCAACGCTTCGTCTCCGGGTGTTTCGTAGCACTCGAAAAAAGAATGGCGAGTGGGGCAAGTTAAAGCCGCAGTCGATAAGCTTGGAGGATTATTCGTCGTTGCCCGATCCGGCCGAACGGGCAGCGTTTGAATTGTTAGAGGCGGATTCAGGTTACTCCAGCGGATACTATTCTCGGTTCACCGCCAGAAGTGAGTTTGCGCTGCGTGAAGGAGTTGCCGCATCTGCGATGGAAGCTTTGGCGGCGACCGGACGGTTGGTCTGGACGTTGGACGCATCTGGCAGTCCCGTCGACCCGCAAGTTGTACGCTGGGATTCGGGAGCAGATTATCGGCTGACCGTTGCGATTGAACCGCACACGGGTGACGATGGTAAAAATCGAATCCGAGCACGCCCCTTTTTGCAAAGAGCCGAAGACGAGCAGGCGGTTGCGATTTCGGATGTGCTGGCCGCTACGGATGACGGAATCCTGCTGCTTGCCGATAGGGCCTGTACGGTGGACGCCAAGCAAGCGTCCGCGATTCGTCGTTGGCAATCGGTCGGGACGATCGAAGTACCGCAGAGAAGTCTATTGACTCTGCTGGATGAAGCCGTCAAGTGGACCGGTCTGAAGTTGCAATTGGATCCTGAATTGGATGTGACGGATAGCACGCCCGTGCCGCGGCCTTCGGTGCGACTGTCTAGCCAGGCTGGAAGTGCAAACTGGTTGGAAGCCCGTTTAGAAATGATCTATGGCGATGTTTCTTTCGACTATCAATCGAACGAAGGTTCTAATTGGGATCGGTCCACGAAAAGTTTGGTTCAGCGAGATCACCAAGCCGAAGATGCGTGGTTGGAGTCTTTGGACCCAAGTCATTTTCGCTTTAGTGGATTGGGAACGCTGGAGATTGCTCGTAGGCATTTGCCGGAATTGGTGCGTCACTTGACCCAAGCGGGTTGGCAGGTGACCGCCGATGGAAATGTCGTCCGCCGCGCGGGCAGTTTTAATGTCTCGGTGGAGTCGGGGCAGGATTGGTTCGACCTGAATGCGTCGGCCGATTTTGATGGGCAATCGGCTTCATTGCCCGAACTGCTTGCGGCTTTGAAGAAAGGCCAAGACTTTGTCGTGCTAGACGACGGGTCGCATGGAATGTTGCCTGAAGAGTGGCTTTCCAAGTTTGTTGGTTATGACAAAACGGGTGAAGTCGATGAGGATTCGATTCGCTTCGGAAAGAACCAAGCGCTGTTGCTGGATGCCCTGCTGTCTGACCAAGAAGATGTCTGTTTCGATCGTGCTTTTCAGGCGTGGTGCGACAAACTGAATTCATTCTCGGGGATCGGTCCCGCAGCCGCTCCAGAAGGGTTTCAGGGTGAGCTTCGCGAGTACCAACAGTTGGGGCTGGGGTGGTTCCACTTCCTGCAGGATTTCTGCTTGGGAGGCTGCTTGGCCGACGATATGGGGCTGGGCAAAACGATCCAGGTCCTGGCGATGTTGGAAGAGCGGCGAGCCAGCGGGAACGCTGCTTCTCCGTCATTGATCGTGGTCCCCCGCAGCCTGATTGTGAACTGGCTGGAGGAAGCGAAGAAGTTCGCACCGCAGTTGCGTGTGTTGGACTACACGGGGACGGACCGTGCATCGCTGGCCGATCAGTTCAAAGATGCGGACGCGATCGTGACGACTTACGGCACGCTTCGAAACGATATCGTTGATCTTCGTGAACACCCATTCGATTACATGATTTTGGACGAAGCCCAAGCGATCAAGAACCCTCAATCACAGGCGTCCAAAGCCTGCCGGTTGGTTCGGTCCGAGCATCGTCTGGCGATGACCGGGACCCCGGTTGAAAACCACTTGGGGGATTTGTGGTCAATCTTTGAATTCCTGAACCCCGGAATGCTTGGTCATACGGTCGGTTCGGTCTTCGCAAATGTGGACTCCGATGACAGCGAACGCTTAGCCCATGTCGCCAGTTCGCTTCGTCCTTTCATCTTGCGGCGTACGAAAGAGCAAGTGCTGACCGAGCTGCCAGAGAAAACCGAGCAAACTCTGTACTGCGACATGGAACCGAAGCAGCGGAAACTGTACAAGGAACTGCGTGATCATTACCGCGATCGCTTGGCCAGTAAAATCAAACAAGATGGTTTGGCAAAAAGTAAGATTCAAGTCCTTGAGGCGTTGTTGCGATTGCGACAGACCGCCTGTGATCCGCGGTTGGTGAACCCTGAATCGCCTATCAAAGGGGCGAAAATTGCTCGCTTGATGGAGCAGTTAGAAGAGGTGGTTTCCGAAGGGCACAAGGCGTTGGTCTTTTCACAGTTCACGTCGCTGCTGTCTCTGGTTCGTCAAGAGATCGACCAGCGGGGTTGGACCTACGAGTACCTTGACGGAAAAACCCAGAAGCGAGGCGACCGCGTCAAACACTTTCAAGAGGATGCCGATTGCCCGCTGTTCCTGATCAGCCTGAAAGCGGGTGGACATGGTTTGAATCTAACAGCTGCCGATTACGTTTTCATTCTTGACCCTTGGTGGAATCCCGCCGTCGAGGCTCAGGCGATCGATCGCGCCCACCGCATGGGGCAGACGAAGCCAGTTGTCGCGTACCGAATGATTTGTCGTGAAACCGTCGAAGAAAAAATCGTCGATCTGCAGACCTCTAAAAAGAAGTTAGCCGACGCGATCATTTCACAACAGAAGAGTTTGGTAAGTGATCTGACGAGCGATGATTTGCGAATGCTGTTCGAGTAG
- a CDS encoding cryptochrome/DNA photolyase family protein, with protein MKTPAVRIRLANSKGLNPDGEYVLYWMVAFRRPGWNFALEHAVQQASQLKKPLVIFEPLRARYRWANDRMHRFIIEGMRDNQKAFADRPVTYYPYVEPTPGKGTPLFHKLAERACTVITDDYPSFFLPTLIKTVADRTPVSLELVDSNGVMPLSVAERTFTVAHSYRRWMQKTIVDHLAHMPSPNPLLRKQLPKLEPDALSKIQKRWPPADIPKLLASGGLQSIPIDHSVAPSKIAGGFRNANKHLHRFLKKSIAGYADNRNHPDQPETSSGLSPYFHFGHISAHQVVADVLDAEDWNPSKLSEANGKNRGFWGTSEAAEAYLDQVVTWREMGFNMTHRHPDTYDQYETLPNWALKTLDEHADDPRPYLYTLEEFETAQTHDELWNAAQRQLRQEGIIHNYLRMLWGKKILHWTQHPREALAIMVELNNKYALDGRDPNSYSGIFWTLGRYDRAWGPKRPIFGSVRYMTSDSARKKLKLDRYLEWYKK; from the coding sequence ATGAAGACCCCTGCAGTTCGTATACGGCTCGCCAACTCAAAAGGTTTGAACCCAGATGGCGAATACGTCCTTTACTGGATGGTCGCATTTCGTCGCCCTGGCTGGAATTTCGCCTTGGAACACGCGGTCCAGCAAGCCAGCCAACTTAAAAAACCACTGGTTATCTTTGAGCCACTGCGAGCACGGTACCGCTGGGCCAATGACCGCATGCACCGCTTTATCATCGAAGGGATGCGTGACAACCAGAAGGCATTCGCCGACCGACCGGTGACCTACTATCCATACGTCGAACCAACCCCGGGGAAGGGAACGCCTCTCTTCCATAAGCTTGCAGAACGAGCTTGCACCGTCATCACGGATGATTACCCCTCATTTTTCCTTCCCACATTGATCAAAACGGTTGCGGACCGGACCCCGGTATCGCTCGAATTAGTGGACAGCAATGGAGTGATGCCGCTGAGCGTCGCCGAAAGGACGTTTACCGTAGCGCACAGCTACCGAAGATGGATGCAGAAAACGATCGTTGATCACCTTGCCCACATGCCATCTCCGAACCCGCTGCTGCGGAAACAACTGCCAAAATTAGAACCAGACGCATTAAGCAAAATTCAAAAACGATGGCCCCCAGCCGATATTCCTAAACTCCTCGCAAGCGGCGGGCTCCAATCGATCCCGATCGATCATTCGGTAGCTCCCAGCAAAATCGCCGGCGGTTTCCGAAACGCGAACAAGCACTTACATCGGTTCCTCAAAAAATCGATCGCTGGCTATGCGGACAATCGCAACCACCCCGACCAGCCCGAAACATCATCAGGGCTAAGCCCCTACTTTCATTTTGGACACATCTCGGCACACCAGGTGGTTGCGGACGTCCTCGATGCAGAAGACTGGAATCCCTCCAAACTATCTGAAGCGAACGGCAAGAATCGTGGTTTCTGGGGAACGTCCGAAGCGGCTGAAGCCTATCTGGATCAAGTCGTCACCTGGCGAGAAATGGGATTCAACATGACCCACCGGCACCCCGACACCTATGACCAGTACGAAACCCTACCGAACTGGGCCCTAAAAACACTCGATGAACATGCTGACGATCCACGCCCTTACTTGTACACACTGGAAGAATTCGAAACGGCTCAGACCCATGATGAACTCTGGAACGCTGCCCAACGACAACTGAGGCAAGAAGGGATCATTCACAATTACTTGCGAATGTTATGGGGCAAGAAAATCCTCCACTGGACCCAGCATCCACGCGAAGCCTTGGCGATCATGGTGGAACTGAACAACAAGTACGCACTGGATGGTCGCGACCCGAATTCCTACAGCGGGATCTTTTGGACTCTGGGTCGCTACGATCGAGCCTGGGGGCCGAAACGGCCGATCTTTGGAAGCGTCCGCTACATGACCAGCGACAGTGCCAGAAAAAAACTGAAACTGGATCGTTACCTGGAATGGTATAAAAAGTAA
- a CDS encoding A24 family peptidase, whose translation MPKRRRWNCLLWGPLLLIAAVAVLYVVGTSLWLSWGSKSYAPRFADLMIPRLIDLVVLGWLFWISSAIGSFLNVVAYRLPLGRGVGGFSGCPYCQAPIAARDNIPLFGWLALRGRCRTCHLPIASRYPIVETAVGLSMSLVGVMELYLGGVNLPYVTTHGFSFGIAHLPNVWSEPFAIGIYHMLAVACSWAVGLIRVDSVRLPGRLIGWCFAIVALPILVWPPLQIVSWQVDVESGWQAGGYVSAMLRIVTGLAAAGVLSRALGRSLTPAADIKLDPLGKQTVRLLDLIVIMALPGMVVGWQALFGVTFLACLIAIYLRRYLPTRDGLARFAVAMPVALCLQLAGWRWLDGSPYWPGTHALPIVMIVSFFAVLVCGLWLRNRPAPPQRVGLQSDTITAEAEQEKESSGESV comes from the coding sequence ATGCCCAAACGTCGTCGCTGGAATTGCTTGCTGTGGGGACCGTTATTGCTGATTGCAGCGGTTGCGGTGTTGTATGTCGTGGGGACCTCGTTGTGGTTGTCTTGGGGATCCAAATCCTACGCCCCTCGGTTTGCGGACCTCATGATTCCTCGATTGATTGATTTGGTCGTTCTGGGATGGCTCTTTTGGATAAGTTCTGCAATCGGCAGTTTCCTGAATGTGGTCGCTTATCGGCTGCCTTTAGGGCGAGGTGTCGGCGGTTTTTCCGGTTGCCCTTACTGTCAGGCTCCGATCGCGGCTCGCGATAATATTCCTCTGTTCGGGTGGTTGGCGCTGCGGGGGCGTTGCCGGACCTGTCATTTGCCGATCGCTAGCCGGTATCCGATTGTGGAGACGGCCGTAGGGTTATCGATGTCGCTGGTCGGGGTGATGGAGCTGTACCTTGGCGGGGTTAATTTGCCGTACGTCACGACGCATGGTTTTTCGTTTGGGATCGCTCATCTGCCCAATGTTTGGTCTGAACCGTTTGCGATTGGGATCTACCATATGTTGGCCGTTGCTTGTTCGTGGGCTGTGGGGTTGATTCGCGTCGATAGCGTTCGCTTGCCTGGTCGGTTGATTGGGTGGTGTTTTGCGATTGTTGCTTTGCCCATTTTGGTTTGGCCACCCCTGCAGATTGTTTCCTGGCAGGTCGATGTGGAGTCAGGCTGGCAGGCGGGCGGTTACGTGTCAGCGATGCTGCGAATTGTGACAGGGTTGGCCGCCGCCGGAGTACTCAGTCGAGCGCTTGGTCGTTCTTTAACCCCTGCCGCTGATATCAAGCTGGATCCGCTTGGTAAGCAGACGGTTCGCCTATTAGATTTGATTGTGATCATGGCGCTGCCCGGGATGGTGGTCGGTTGGCAGGCGTTGTTTGGGGTAACCTTTTTGGCTTGTCTGATCGCGATTTATCTGCGGCGTTATTTACCGACGCGAGACGGATTGGCGCGCTTTGCCGTCGCGATGCCTGTCGCTCTTTGTTTGCAGTTGGCTGGCTGGCGATGGCTGGATGGAAGTCCCTACTGGCCTGGGACCCATGCGCTTCCAATCGTGATGATTGTTAGTTTCTTCGCCGTTTTGGTCTGCGGGCTATGGCTTCGAAATCGCCCCGCGCCGCCTCAGCGGGTGGGCCTGCAAAGCGACACGATCACTGCAGAAGCCGAGCAGGAAAAGGAGTCCAGCGGCGAATCGGTCTGA
- a CDS encoding DUF1501 domain-containing protein: MTPSSSDAGLLSPKQPHFTPRAKRVIFLFINGGPSQFESFEYKPELRKANGKQGKSKKKLLGPLLDFAQHGESGMWVSEAFPHLAKQTDQLCMLNAMQTNSRAHPLAIPLLHTGEFQFQRPSLGSWVLYGLGTENQNLPGFFTIKPTRTFGGPSNYGSAFLPSSYQATRLGWDGQGIKGANLQNLTPGNLQSPDAARQALDLAQMMNQQLLDQTTEAQGVIDSLALSERMQQAVPQVLDIEQETQGTLDRYGVNTKNTDDFGRQCLLARRLVESGVRFVEVHSSGWDHHSNLDKFKPKAETIDKPIAALLADLAERGMLDDTLVVWTGEFGRTPETQILSGKETIGRDHNADGYTAWMAGGGVQGGLTYGKTDDLGYKAVEGAIHLHDFHATILHLLGIDHTKLTYRYGGRDFRLTNVYGEIVHDIIA; encoded by the coding sequence ATGACCCCATCCTCAAGCGATGCCGGTCTGCTCTCGCCAAAGCAACCTCACTTCACCCCGCGGGCAAAGCGGGTGATTTTCCTGTTTATCAACGGCGGTCCTTCGCAATTCGAATCCTTCGAATACAAACCGGAACTAAGGAAAGCGAACGGAAAGCAGGGGAAGAGCAAAAAGAAACTGCTTGGCCCTCTGCTTGATTTCGCTCAGCATGGCGAAAGTGGAATGTGGGTTTCCGAAGCCTTTCCACACCTAGCCAAACAGACCGACCAACTATGCATGCTAAACGCCATGCAGACGAACAGCCGCGCTCACCCGCTGGCGATCCCACTGCTGCATACCGGCGAATTCCAATTCCAACGCCCGTCACTCGGGTCCTGGGTGCTGTATGGGCTGGGAACCGAGAACCAAAATCTCCCCGGCTTCTTCACCATCAAACCGACACGAACCTTTGGTGGGCCCTCGAACTACGGCAGCGCCTTTTTGCCTAGCAGCTACCAAGCGACTCGCCTGGGCTGGGACGGGCAGGGGATCAAGGGTGCAAACCTGCAGAACCTGACACCGGGAAATCTTCAATCCCCGGACGCAGCGCGACAGGCTCTGGATTTGGCGCAGATGATGAACCAACAACTGCTAGACCAAACGACCGAAGCCCAAGGCGTGATCGATTCGTTAGCGCTTAGTGAACGCATGCAGCAAGCGGTCCCTCAAGTCCTTGACATCGAACAGGAAACACAAGGGACCCTGGACCGATACGGAGTCAACACAAAAAACACGGATGATTTTGGCCGCCAATGTTTACTTGCTCGCCGATTGGTCGAATCGGGCGTGCGGTTTGTCGAAGTCCACTCAAGTGGCTGGGACCATCACAGCAATCTGGACAAGTTCAAACCCAAAGCCGAAACGATCGACAAACCGATTGCGGCGTTGCTGGCTGACCTAGCCGAACGAGGAATGCTAGACGACACCCTTGTCGTCTGGACAGGCGAATTCGGTCGCACCCCTGAAACCCAGATTCTATCCGGCAAGGAAACCATCGGCCGTGACCACAACGCCGACGGCTATACCGCGTGGATGGCAGGCGGAGGCGTTCAAGGGGGGCTGACGTACGGCAAAACCGATGACCTTGGTTACAAGGCCGTCGAAGGGGCCATCCACCTGCATGACTTCCACGCCACGATCCTCCATTTGCTGGGCATCGACCATACCAAGCTGACCTACCGATATGGCGGCCGCGATTTCCGTCTAACCAACGTCTACGGCGAAATCGTTCACGACATTATCGCCTAA
- a CDS encoding DUF1553 domain-containing protein — MGRWIYLTALLTIVGWSPAWGADPAADSDAGQALFEKQIAPALAKHCYECHAKDAEDIAVGLELDSPTGMMRGGDSGPVIIPHDPDKSLLLQMIRQDEDVSPMPPDEKLSDETIAAFTEWIRLGAPDTRRDDGPTAKEERLAEGRKHWSFQTPLRAEPPTVKNADWPRTAIDKWTLAKMESEGVHPVEDANRQTLVRRMTFDLVGLPPLPEQIQRFATGDNPEPIATLVDELLQSPQFGERWGRHWLDIVRFAESSGMEFNFTYPHAWPYRNYVIDSFNRDKPYDTFLIEQIAGDLIPPTGNESEELLTERQIASSILSFGPKRHNSSGTGFRMDIVDDQIDTVFRATQAMTVACARCHDHKFDPIPTTDYYALAGIFLSTEPLYGTIKQKYSNNPTDLIPIGENGKAKHAAAEKHAAALAELQKSLATKKAERTKATEAEKVASEKQATADKLVKTETSTLETGPTAEATKGLEEATAAFQTAKANAAKLKEETAAIEKQIAENKANKPPRPAYAMSARDRSKPADTKVAIRGNYRDQGESVPRNFLTAIPHLASLDIPPEHSGRLEMAKAIASPKNPLTARVMVNRTWHHLLGRGLVSSVDNFGLIGQTPVNQELLDHLALEFMENGWSVKQIIRSIMLSRTYQLSSYKDPDNVQIDPINKTYWRATPRRLEAEVIRDAILQVSGELKNDRPAGSTVTGLGDQMVRGIPTAKIQPDSQHRSVYLPVVRDYVPEIFDLFDFPSPSLVSGKRSVTNVPAQALYLRNSPFVNQQSQAAAKRLLATSNVSDDAQRVRLAMLWSLGREPHPQEATAALALVNQIRTAAQEDTESDAENTAWAAWFQTLFTTAEFRYLVDIH, encoded by the coding sequence ATGGGACGCTGGATTTATTTAACTGCACTCCTGACAATCGTCGGTTGGTCTCCCGCCTGGGGCGCTGACCCTGCTGCCGATTCCGATGCAGGTCAAGCTCTCTTTGAAAAACAGATCGCCCCCGCTTTGGCCAAACACTGTTACGAGTGCCATGCCAAGGACGCTGAGGATATTGCTGTGGGCCTTGAGCTCGATTCGCCCACAGGGATGATGCGCGGCGGGGATTCGGGACCGGTCATCATCCCTCACGATCCCGACAAAAGCCTACTGCTGCAGATGATCCGGCAAGACGAAGACGTCTCTCCGATGCCTCCCGATGAAAAGCTAAGCGACGAAACCATCGCGGCTTTCACCGAATGGATTCGCCTGGGAGCCCCTGATACTCGCCGCGACGATGGGCCTACGGCGAAAGAAGAACGGCTTGCCGAAGGCCGAAAGCACTGGTCATTTCAAACACCACTGCGAGCGGAGCCACCGACGGTTAAGAATGCGGATTGGCCTCGCACCGCAATCGATAAATGGACGCTGGCCAAAATGGAAAGCGAAGGCGTTCATCCCGTCGAGGACGCCAACCGCCAAACATTGGTCCGCCGCATGACCTTCGATCTGGTTGGACTTCCTCCACTACCCGAACAGATCCAGCGGTTCGCCACTGGCGACAATCCAGAACCGATTGCCACACTCGTCGACGAATTACTGCAATCGCCTCAGTTCGGCGAACGTTGGGGACGGCATTGGCTGGACATTGTCCGCTTCGCTGAATCAAGCGGAATGGAGTTCAATTTCACCTACCCCCACGCATGGCCCTATCGCAACTACGTCATCGATTCTTTCAATCGCGACAAACCTTACGACACTTTTTTGATCGAACAGATTGCGGGCGATTTAATCCCTCCCACAGGCAACGAATCGGAGGAACTGCTAACGGAACGGCAAATCGCTTCCAGCATCCTTTCCTTCGGCCCCAAACGTCACAATTCAAGTGGCACGGGATTCCGAATGGACATTGTTGACGATCAAATCGACACGGTCTTTCGCGCAACTCAGGCGATGACCGTTGCCTGTGCACGCTGCCATGACCACAAATTCGATCCCATCCCAACGACCGACTACTACGCGCTGGCAGGGATTTTCCTCAGCACCGAACCGCTGTACGGGACGATCAAACAGAAATACAGCAACAACCCAACCGACCTTATCCCCATCGGTGAAAACGGCAAAGCCAAACACGCGGCCGCCGAAAAACACGCCGCTGCACTGGCCGAGCTACAAAAGTCTTTGGCGACAAAAAAAGCAGAACGAACCAAAGCAACCGAAGCGGAAAAAGTCGCGTCCGAGAAACAGGCGACCGCGGATAAACTGGTTAAAACAGAAACTTCAACATTAGAAACAGGCCCAACGGCCGAAGCGACCAAAGGACTGGAAGAAGCGACCGCCGCTTTTCAAACAGCTAAAGCAAACGCCGCCAAACTAAAAGAAGAAACGGCCGCGATCGAAAAACAGATTGCAGAAAACAAGGCCAATAAACCTCCACGTCCAGCTTATGCGATGAGTGCCCGCGATCGCAGCAAACCGGCCGACACAAAGGTAGCGATCCGAGGCAACTATCGTGATCAAGGGGAATCGGTACCTCGCAACTTCTTGACCGCGATTCCACACCTGGCTTCGCTTGACATCCCACCCGAACATAGCGGGCGATTGGAAATGGCCAAGGCGATCGCGAGCCCAAAAAATCCGTTGACCGCACGGGTCATGGTGAACCGGACCTGGCATCACTTGCTTGGCCGCGGACTTGTTTCCAGCGTCGACAATTTTGGCTTGATCGGCCAAACCCCAGTGAACCAAGAACTACTTGATCACCTGGCTCTTGAGTTCATGGAAAACGGCTGGTCGGTAAAACAGATCATTCGATCGATCATGCTTAGCCGAACCTACCAACTAAGCAGCTACAAAGACCCAGACAACGTGCAGATCGATCCGATCAACAAAACCTACTGGCGTGCAACCCCACGGCGACTGGAAGCCGAGGTGATTCGCGACGCGATCCTGCAAGTCAGTGGCGAACTGAAAAACGATCGACCCGCCGGCTCCACCGTAACGGGACTTGGCGACCAAATGGTCCGCGGAATCCCAACCGCCAAAATCCAACCTGACAGCCAGCATCGCAGCGTCTACCTGCCGGTTGTCCGCGATTATGTGCCCGAGATCTTCGACCTGTTTGATTTCCCTTCCCCCAGCTTGGTAAGCGGCAAACGGAGCGTCACCAACGTACCGGCTCAGGCCCTTTACCTCCGCAATTCGCCATTCGTTAACCAACAATCACAGGCGGCCGCCAAGCGTTTACTTGCCACGTCCAACGTGTCGGATGATGCGCAGCGGGTGCGGCTTGCAATGTTGTGGTCTCTCGGCCGTGAACCACATCCGCAGGAAGCCACCGCAGCCTTGGCGTTGGTGAATCAAATCCGTACCGCTGCACAAGAGGATACGGAAAGCGACGCAGAAAACACGGCGTGGGCCGCTTGGTTTCAAACGCTATTCACAACGGCTGAGTTCCGATACTTAGTTGACATTCATTGA